In Candidatus Methanomethylophilus alvi Mx1201, a genomic segment contains:
- the mutM gene encoding bifunctional DNA-formamidopyrimidine glycosylase/DNA-(apurinic or apyrimidinic site) lyase, which translates to MPELPEIETVRRVVGPQVEGRTFVSVRAADNRILANTDPPGLSERLTGRTVVSVGRRGKALLLYDDLRGHTVIRFGMTGQLYVCPPDTAEERHTHEVFLLDDGMELRYVDPRRFGHIWHFRRDEEDTSGIRGLGLEPDDPGLDAGYLKDRLGSRGITVKEGLLDQTVVAGIGNIWSDEMLFKAGICPLTPCRDLTDGQFEDLAHVIPDIISFAIGKNAVSREEYLEGRGRRYYDVGYLRAYGHEGDPCPRCGKTFVRDTVGGRSTCWCPGCQRR; encoded by the coding sequence ATGCCAGAGCTTCCGGAGATAGAGACGGTGAGGAGGGTCGTCGGACCACAGGTTGAGGGCAGGACCTTCGTGTCCGTCAGGGCCGCGGACAACAGGATACTCGCCAACACGGACCCTCCGGGTCTATCGGAGCGCCTGACCGGGAGGACCGTCGTATCGGTCGGAAGGAGGGGGAAGGCGCTCCTGCTCTACGACGACCTGAGAGGACACACGGTTATCCGCTTCGGGATGACGGGACAGCTGTACGTCTGTCCCCCGGATACCGCGGAGGAGAGACACACCCACGAGGTGTTCCTCCTGGACGACGGGATGGAGCTGAGGTATGTCGACCCCCGGCGCTTCGGACACATCTGGCACTTCCGCAGGGACGAGGAGGACACCTCCGGGATCCGCGGTCTGGGACTCGAACCGGACGACCCCGGACTGGACGCCGGATATCTGAAGGACAGGCTGGGAAGTAGGGGTATCACCGTCAAGGAGGGGCTCCTCGACCAGACGGTGGTCGCCGGCATCGGCAACATCTGGTCGGACGAGATGCTCTTCAAGGCGGGGATATGCCCGCTGACCCCCTGCAGAGACCTCACCGACGGTCAATTCGAGGATCTGGCACATGTCATACCGGACATCATCTCCTTCGCCATAGGGAAGAACGCCGTGAGCAGGGAGGAGTACCTGGAGGGCAGGGGCAGGAGATACTACGACGTCGGATACCTCAGGGCCTACGGCCACGAAGGGGACCCATGTCCCAGATGCGGGAAGACGTTCGTGAGGGATACGGTCGGGGGACGCAGCACCTGCTGGTGTCCAGGATGTCAGAGAAGATGA
- a CDS encoding zinc ribbon domain-containing protein: MDSNNAGSSVFSKTVFRSVTVMQIIAMCAAAVIGIAVLCVGGFGGSAIGWLIVAVVIYMIPHFFGVKPKAKAGFALIFAVVAIVVGGAVVGPSFVDNNSRESVSDHGAFSDVGYVYDDSARTITVDADFDMTGYDGDTIYLCYAKVTLVPFNSSPQIEGLKNIPLDSTHISGSHLQYTLTGSDFDMSELYNLVLAIGKTDENGDVVYDGNSASIATLTGFTGAGCSSQCYTGAAVVMLYVLFIFFLILVFSTLLRRTISGKRKKMENDGRLYPQGYGRCDKCGALVLPGEIKCRKCGAYIDRPEEMRRKKDDFFQCSACGAEVPGDAQVCPKCGAKFDGVENVVSHIDGKVDVSEESYPCPKCGEMVPKNAVFCPKCGKKF; this comes from the coding sequence ATGGATTCCAACAACGCGGGCAGTTCCGTCTTCTCCAAGACGGTCTTCCGCTCCGTTACAGTGATGCAGATCATCGCGATGTGCGCTGCCGCCGTCATCGGCATCGCCGTCCTCTGCGTAGGAGGATTCGGAGGTTCCGCCATAGGCTGGCTCATCGTCGCCGTGGTCATATACATGATACCGCACTTCTTCGGTGTCAAACCGAAGGCGAAGGCAGGGTTCGCCCTGATATTCGCAGTCGTGGCCATAGTGGTGGGCGGGGCCGTGGTGGGACCTTCCTTCGTGGACAACAACAGCAGGGAGTCGGTCTCGGACCACGGGGCCTTCAGCGACGTCGGCTATGTGTACGACGACTCCGCGAGGACGATAACCGTGGATGCGGACTTCGACATGACCGGATACGACGGGGACACAATCTACCTGTGCTATGCGAAGGTCACCCTGGTACCGTTCAACAGCTCTCCGCAGATAGAGGGTCTCAAGAACATACCGTTGGACAGCACCCACATCTCCGGCAGCCATCTGCAGTACACGCTGACGGGATCGGACTTCGACATGTCCGAGCTGTACAACCTGGTCCTGGCGATCGGAAAGACCGACGAGAACGGCGACGTGGTGTATGACGGGAATTCCGCCTCCATCGCCACCCTCACCGGGTTCACCGGGGCCGGATGCAGTTCGCAGTGCTACACCGGGGCCGCCGTCGTCATGCTCTACGTCCTGTTCATATTCTTCCTGATCCTCGTGTTCTCGACGCTCCTCAGAAGGACCATCAGCGGCAAGAGAAAGAAGATGGAGAACGACGGACGCCTGTACCCCCAGGGATACGGGAGATGCGACAAGTGCGGCGCATTGGTCCTCCCGGGAGAGATCAAGTGCAGGAAGTGCGGCGCATACATCGACCGTCCCGAGGAGATGAGGAGGAAGAAGGACGACTTCTTCCAGTGCTCCGCATGCGGTGCGGAGGTACCGGGGGACGCACAGGTCTGCCCCAAGTGCGGCGCGAAGTTCGATGGCGTGGAGAACGTCGTCTCCCACATCGACGGGAAAGTGGACGTGAGCGAGGAATCATATCCCTGCCCCAAGTGCGGGGAGATGGTCCCGAAGAACGCCGTCTTCTGTCCCAAGTGCGGGAAGAAGTTCTGA
- a CDS encoding reverse transcriptase domain-containing protein, which translates to MDWDGFGIVVDLDLEKFFDTLNQDFLMNILRERIKDKALIELIKRFLRSGVVLPDGLRQETRQGSPQGGPLSPLLSNIYLDRFDRLLESRGLRFCRYADDRLIFVRTPKAGERVRESVTRYLESDLKLKVNQEKTVVGGADTVKFLGFKLFRNKAVHVNIHPSSLESFRKAVREKTKRNCNGSLVSILDELKAYVRGWFG; encoded by the coding sequence ATGGATTGGGACGGATTCGGTATCGTTGTCGATTTGGACCTTGAGAAGTTCTTCGATACCTTGAACCAGGATTTTCTTATGAACATCCTGAGAGAGCGTATCAAGGATAAGGCTCTGATAGAGCTAATCAAGAGGTTCCTCAGAAGCGGAGTGGTGCTTCCTGACGGTCTCCGTCAGGAGACCCGTCAGGGTTCACCGCAGGGCGGACCTCTGTCCCCGCTTCTTTCCAATATCTATCTTGACAGATTCGACAGGCTTCTCGAGAGCAGAGGACTGCGCTTCTGCAGATATGCGGACGATCGCCTTATCTTTGTAAGGACTCCCAAAGCAGGTGAACGGGTGAGGGAATCCGTCACACGTTACCTTGAAAGTGACCTGAAACTGAAGGTGAATCAGGAGAAGACCGTAGTAGGCGGAGCCGACACGGTCAAGTTCCTGGGCTTCAAATTATTTCGAAATAAGGCTGTACACGTGAACATACACCCCTCTTCCCTGGAATCATTCAGAAAGGCGGTCAGAGAAAAGACCAAACGCAACTGCAATGGGAGTCTCGTATCTATACTGGACGAGCTGAAGGCCTATGTACGCGGTTGGTTCGGATAA
- a CDS encoding DNA topoisomerase VI subunit B, with product MGKDSEPPVRAARSGRATAEQLADKQHEISVTEFFEKNKQILGFDSRAKSLLMGVKEAVDNSLDACEEAEILPDIVVKVTKVGEEEYTVSIEDNGPGIVHRAMPNVFGRLLYGSRFHAMRQSRGQQGIGISATVMYANVSTGKPAHIASRIEGEEEVAWEMDIAVDTKTNRPIVTNDRAFPWMDKAHGTLIEYTTKGRYVTGKQSIFEYLKETAIVNPHARIKFHDPDGKTWTFERATETMPPKAAEIKPHPAGMEIGDMMGYSAQSSQKTVKDFLKNDFCRMTDRLASEVCGKAGVDPKSRPQDLGREGSMKLISAIADTKIMAPPSDCLSPIGDVLIKKGLMHILDGMRPEYYATPVTRPAHAVNGNPFTVEAGIVYGGEIPSDGQVTIMRFANRVPLLYQQGADIITKAVSEFDWRRYGLEQRGGKGIPYGPAIVLVHVASTKVPFTSEGKEAIASLPEIEEEILAALRLVARNLKSHLNKMERKSKTHEKFDIVQKILPDLADKVSTQLGRPVPDLSRTITKIMNVVWIEPSKKRTEDKKGYTINYTVYNYTVRPHTFMLHMALPKDSITDSVTGSPMFDSVNDEGKTQWVVRDLEPSKSVQVSFVLEGDMADTFDPDDVYVSGINPVIVMGAEALPGDWGIKGMEITETEDVVPEDDSAEEEEKEELEEEEFEKEAKEDE from the coding sequence ATGGGAAAAGACTCAGAGCCGCCGGTAAGGGCGGCCAGGAGCGGCAGGGCTACGGCCGAACAGCTCGCCGACAAGCAGCACGAGATATCGGTCACGGAGTTTTTCGAGAAGAACAAACAGATCCTCGGGTTCGACTCCCGCGCCAAATCGCTCCTGATGGGCGTGAAGGAGGCGGTCGACAACTCGCTCGACGCCTGCGAGGAGGCGGAGATCCTCCCGGACATCGTGGTCAAGGTCACGAAGGTGGGCGAGGAGGAGTACACGGTGTCCATCGAGGACAACGGTCCCGGGATCGTCCACCGCGCCATGCCCAACGTCTTCGGGCGTCTTCTGTACGGGTCGAGGTTCCATGCCATGCGTCAATCCAGAGGACAGCAGGGTATCGGGATATCCGCCACCGTCATGTACGCCAACGTGTCCACCGGGAAACCGGCCCACATCGCCTCGAGGATCGAGGGGGAGGAGGAGGTCGCGTGGGAGATGGACATCGCCGTCGACACCAAGACCAACCGCCCCATAGTCACCAACGACAGGGCCTTCCCCTGGATGGACAAGGCCCACGGTACGCTCATAGAATACACCACCAAGGGACGCTACGTGACCGGGAAGCAGTCCATCTTCGAGTATCTGAAGGAGACGGCCATCGTCAATCCGCACGCCCGTATCAAGTTCCACGACCCGGACGGGAAGACCTGGACCTTCGAGAGGGCCACGGAGACCATGCCGCCCAAGGCGGCGGAGATCAAACCCCATCCCGCCGGCATGGAGATCGGGGACATGATGGGCTACTCCGCCCAATCCTCGCAGAAGACGGTGAAGGATTTCCTGAAGAACGACTTCTGCCGGATGACGGACAGGCTCGCCTCCGAGGTCTGCGGGAAGGCCGGGGTGGACCCGAAGTCCAGACCCCAGGACCTGGGGAGGGAGGGCAGCATGAAGCTCATCTCCGCCATCGCGGACACGAAGATCATGGCTCCTCCGTCCGACTGCCTCTCCCCCATAGGGGACGTCCTGATCAAGAAGGGCCTCATGCACATCCTGGACGGGATGCGCCCCGAATACTACGCCACCCCCGTCACGAGACCCGCCCATGCGGTCAACGGGAACCCTTTCACCGTCGAGGCCGGGATCGTATACGGCGGGGAGATACCCTCCGACGGTCAGGTCACCATCATGAGGTTCGCCAACCGCGTCCCCCTGCTATACCAGCAGGGTGCGGACATAATCACCAAGGCCGTCTCGGAGTTCGACTGGAGGAGATACGGTCTGGAGCAGAGGGGAGGGAAGGGGATACCTTACGGACCCGCCATCGTCCTCGTCCACGTGGCCTCCACCAAGGTGCCGTTCACCTCCGAGGGGAAGGAGGCCATAGCCTCCCTTCCGGAGATCGAGGAGGAGATCCTCGCCGCCCTGAGGCTCGTCGCCAGGAACCTGAAGTCCCATCTGAACAAGATGGAGCGCAAGTCGAAGACCCACGAGAAGTTCGACATCGTCCAGAAGATCCTCCCGGACCTGGCGGACAAGGTCTCCACCCAGCTGGGCAGACCGGTCCCGGACCTCAGCAGGACCATCACGAAGATCATGAACGTGGTCTGGATAGAACCGTCCAAGAAGAGGACCGAGGACAAGAAGGGGTATACGATAAACTACACGGTTTACAACTACACGGTCCGCCCGCACACCTTCATGCTGCACATGGCGCTGCCGAAGGACAGCATAACGGATTCCGTCACCGGCTCCCCCATGTTCGACTCCGTCAACGACGAGGGGAAGACCCAGTGGGTCGTAAGGGACCTGGAACCCTCCAAGTCCGTGCAGGTCTCGTTCGTCCTGGAGGGCGACATGGCCGACACCTTCGACCCCGACGACGTCTACGTCTCCGGGATCAACCCGGTGATAGTCATGGGCGCGGAGGCGCTGCCCGGGGACTGGGGCATAAAGGGTATGGAGATAACGGAGACGGAGGACGTCGTCCCGGAGGACGATTCCGCCGAGGAAGAGGAGAAGGAGGAACTGGAGGAAGAGGAGTTCGAGAAGGAGGCGAAGGAAGATGAATGA
- a CDS encoding DNA topoisomerase IV subunit A, with protein MNDRQKVAMDRLTEVAEGIYDALDRGDIPQMTLPLRSKRNIEFDPMTQVWKYGSLKTTRTAKTTQGATTMLRTAYTTDFINEMIRENKSSTLREMYYISEGWNAAKFHTQDEGNLLAEDLETISHCMREDFKLRPEESGAHVYGNVTFRTMTKKGMKDINCMDDVSEQGFAVPYSVEKETFEIKSHDVKFIMALETGGMYARLIENGFPEKAECCLVHLSGQPARSTRRLIKRLNEENGLPVVVFTDGDPWSFRIFASVAYGAIKTAHISDYLATPTAQFIGITASDILNYDLPTDKLNDKDIGALHAELTDPRFNDEFWDSEIHAMLDMGKKAEQQALAKYGLDYVTDTYLPEKLSQLGLL; from the coding sequence ATGAATGACAGACAGAAGGTCGCGATGGACCGCCTCACGGAGGTGGCCGAGGGGATATACGACGCCCTCGACAGAGGGGACATCCCGCAGATGACCCTTCCCCTGCGTTCCAAGAGGAACATAGAGTTCGACCCCATGACCCAGGTGTGGAAATACGGGAGTCTGAAGACCACCCGTACGGCCAAGACGACCCAGGGGGCGACGACCATGCTCCGCACCGCCTACACCACGGACTTCATCAACGAGATGATCCGTGAGAACAAATCGTCCACCCTAAGGGAGATGTACTACATCTCCGAGGGATGGAACGCCGCCAAGTTCCACACGCAGGACGAAGGCAACCTCCTGGCGGAGGACCTGGAGACCATATCCCACTGCATGAGGGAGGACTTCAAGCTGAGGCCGGAGGAGAGCGGGGCCCACGTGTACGGCAACGTCACCTTCAGGACCATGACCAAGAAGGGGATGAAGGACATCAACTGCATGGACGACGTGTCCGAGCAGGGTTTCGCCGTGCCCTACAGCGTCGAGAAGGAGACCTTCGAGATCAAAAGCCACGATGTAAAATTCATCATGGCCCTGGAGACAGGAGGAATGTATGCGAGGCTCATCGAGAACGGCTTTCCCGAGAAGGCCGAATGCTGCCTCGTCCACCTGTCCGGTCAGCCCGCCAGGTCCACCAGGAGGCTCATAAAGAGGCTCAACGAGGAGAACGGCCTCCCTGTGGTCGTCTTCACCGACGGCGACCCGTGGTCGTTCAGGATCTTCGCGTCGGTGGCGTACGGTGCCATCAAGACGGCCCACATCTCCGACTATCTGGCGACCCCCACGGCCCAGTTCATCGGGATCACCGCATCGGACATCCTGAACTACGACCTCCCCACCGACAAGCTCAACGACAAGGACATAGGGGCGCTGCATGCGGAACTCACCGACCCGAGGTTCAACGACGAGTTCTGGGACAGCGAGATCCACGCTATGCTCGACATGGGCAAGAAGGCCGAGCAGCAGGCGCTGGCCAAATACGGCCTGGATTATGTCACGGACACGTATCTGCCCGAAAAACTGTCGCAGCTCGGTCTGCTCTGA
- the lysS gene encoding lysine--tRNA ligase, which yields MHWADVIAKDIAEKAEHPLIATGISPTGIIHVGSLREAITGESIRSAVEGLGKDVRLIYLIDSFDPLRKRYDFLPSEFEKYVGMPISRIPCPCGKHRNYAHHFVQPFLDAVDSLGVHCEIIWTSDLYKEGKFAEAIDMTFKKRKEIIDILHEVSGKEADPNYAPYNPLCEKCGRYTKPIFDSYSFPYVEYDCPCGHHGKADIRKDDGKLTWRLEWPAKWKIFGTSAEPFGKDHAAAGGSYDTGKRFAKEIFGIEPPFPIPYEFVQLKGVGQMHKSLGCSVTGLDAIRMTPPEVLNYLFLRVQPSRAIDYDSGLGNLDMADEYDRMEKAFFTKEYTEVEENSVRAYEIAQHNHVPKQMPVQVSCRHLCNVVQIADTFEDQMNVLSRTVDISKATEEDMKRIKKRCECIQYWLKAFAPDQVKFSISQTIPAGVELKMNDKAFLQSLVARMNDCNWDPETISNIISECGKASPIGLKNAYKVIYNLIIGKSAGPRLGTFLASMDKQFVINRFNQAAYN from the coding sequence ATGCACTGGGCAGACGTTATCGCCAAGGACATTGCCGAGAAGGCCGAGCACCCGCTCATAGCCACCGGCATCAGCCCTACCGGGATCATCCACGTAGGGAGCCTCAGGGAGGCAATCACCGGGGAATCTATACGCAGTGCGGTGGAGGGGCTCGGCAAAGACGTCCGCCTCATCTACCTCATCGATTCCTTCGACCCCCTCAGGAAGAGGTACGACTTCCTACCTTCCGAGTTCGAGAAATATGTGGGCATGCCGATAAGCAGGATCCCCTGCCCCTGCGGCAAGCACAGGAACTATGCGCACCACTTCGTGCAGCCGTTCCTCGACGCCGTGGATTCCCTCGGAGTCCACTGCGAGATCATCTGGACGAGCGACCTCTACAAGGAGGGGAAGTTCGCCGAGGCTATCGACATGACCTTCAAGAAGAGGAAGGAGATCATCGACATCCTCCACGAAGTCTCCGGAAAGGAGGCCGACCCCAACTATGCGCCGTACAACCCCCTCTGCGAGAAGTGCGGCCGCTACACCAAGCCTATCTTCGACTCCTACTCCTTCCCGTACGTCGAGTACGACTGCCCCTGCGGGCACCACGGGAAGGCGGACATAAGGAAGGACGACGGTAAGCTGACCTGGAGGCTCGAGTGGCCCGCCAAGTGGAAGATCTTCGGCACCTCCGCAGAGCCCTTCGGAAAGGACCACGCCGCCGCCGGAGGGTCCTACGACACCGGTAAGAGGTTCGCGAAGGAGATCTTCGGCATCGAGCCGCCCTTCCCGATACCCTACGAGTTCGTACAGCTGAAGGGTGTCGGACAGATGCACAAGTCCCTCGGATGCAGCGTCACCGGCCTCGACGCCATCAGGATGACCCCTCCCGAGGTCCTCAACTACCTGTTCCTCAGGGTCCAGCCCTCCAGGGCCATCGACTACGATTCCGGGCTCGGCAACCTCGACATGGCCGACGAATACGACAGGATGGAGAAGGCGTTCTTCACCAAGGAGTACACCGAGGTGGAGGAGAACTCCGTCCGTGCCTACGAGATCGCCCAGCACAACCACGTGCCCAAGCAGATGCCCGTACAGGTCTCCTGCAGGCACCTCTGCAACGTCGTGCAGATCGCCGACACCTTCGAGGACCAGATGAACGTCCTCTCCAGGACCGTGGACATCTCCAAGGCCACCGAGGAGGACATGAAGAGGATCAAGAAGCGCTGCGAGTGCATCCAGTATTGGCTCAAGGCCTTCGCCCCCGACCAGGTCAAGTTCTCCATCAGCCAGACCATCCCCGCGGGAGTGGAGCTGAAGATGAACGACAAGGCGTTCCTGCAGTCCCTGGTCGCCAGGATGAACGACTGCAACTGGGACCCCGAGACTATCAGCAACATCATCTCCGAGTGCGGCAAGGCCTCCCCCATAGGGCTGAAGAACGCCTACAAGGTGATCTACAACCTCATCATCGGCAAATCCGCCGGACCGAGGCTCGGCACCTTCCTCGCCTCGATGGACAAGCAGTTCGTCATAAACAGGTTCAACCAGGCCGCCTACAACTGA
- a CDS encoding preprotein translocase subunit Sec61beta, whose protein sequence is MAKENKGESFSSSAGLMRYFDSEDDKGIKIGPKVVIAAAIAFTVLILVLPVFFPM, encoded by the coding sequence ATGGCCAAAGAGAACAAAGGCGAATCATTCTCCTCGTCCGCAGGACTGATGAGGTACTTCGATTCCGAGGACGACAAGGGTATCAAGATCGGACCCAAGGTAGTCATCGCCGCCGCCATCGCTTTCACCGTCCTCATACTCGTGCTCCCCGTATTCTTCCCCATGTGA
- a CDS encoding cation:proton antiporter: MEIVSILLMLLVLFVLARIGNRIFEHFGIPGLIGEILVGILIANIVIGGDTLLDFLDIEIPAPGSDHAGTNYSVLYAAAEIGVIFLLFSVGLETKVKELLGVGKSAMLVAILGVVIPFVLGFAYIEFTDSNFHHAMFLAAAMVATSVGITARVIKDMHLMDKLGSKIIIGAAVIDDVLGMIVLAIVKGVAGSDGGMSIMGVVQVIVVACVFVLAAILFAKTVVPKIYAWNERRVKKARDEGKTPSSVNMLALALIVCLFMSWLAESIGLAAIIGAFLAGMMFAEHAWEWKLEQKFETITSVFISFFFIHVGMQVDLGDLGSTAVIISAVAVIVLAVLGKYIGCALGAKIGDKSISKDSCNIIGIGMVPRGEVGIIVASIGLNTIVEGAPALSSSLYAIIVVMAVATTIIAPPILSKLYRKKYPPEYTITANDKI, translated from the coding sequence ATGGAAATAGTCTCGATCCTGCTCATGCTCCTCGTGCTGTTCGTCCTGGCACGTATCGGGAACAGGATCTTCGAGCACTTCGGCATCCCCGGACTGATCGGTGAGATCCTCGTAGGTATTCTGATAGCAAACATCGTCATAGGCGGCGACACTCTCCTGGATTTCCTGGATATCGAGATCCCGGCCCCGGGAAGCGATCATGCCGGCACCAATTATTCCGTCCTGTATGCGGCTGCCGAGATCGGAGTGATATTCCTCCTGTTCTCGGTCGGTCTGGAGACCAAGGTCAAGGAGCTCCTCGGCGTCGGAAAGAGCGCAATGCTCGTCGCCATCCTCGGTGTCGTCATCCCGTTCGTCCTGGGATTCGCGTACATCGAGTTCACTGACTCCAACTTCCATCACGCCATGTTCCTCGCGGCCGCCATGGTGGCCACCAGCGTCGGTATAACCGCCCGTGTCATCAAGGACATGCACCTGATGGACAAGCTGGGGTCCAAGATCATCATCGGGGCCGCGGTCATCGACGATGTCCTGGGTATGATCGTCCTCGCCATCGTCAAGGGTGTGGCGGGATCCGACGGCGGCATGTCCATAATGGGCGTGGTACAGGTGATCGTCGTGGCCTGCGTGTTCGTCCTGGCGGCCATCCTCTTCGCGAAGACGGTCGTCCCCAAGATATACGCATGGAACGAGAGGAGGGTCAAGAAGGCCAGGGACGAGGGCAAGACCCCTTCGTCCGTCAACATGCTGGCACTTGCGCTCATCGTCTGTCTGTTCATGTCCTGGCTGGCCGAGAGCATCGGTCTCGCGGCGATCATCGGCGCCTTCCTGGCCGGAATGATGTTCGCCGAGCATGCCTGGGAGTGGAAGCTCGAGCAGAAGTTCGAGACGATAACCTCCGTGTTCATCTCCTTCTTCTTCATCCATGTGGGTATGCAGGTCGACCTCGGGGACCTGGGAAGCACGGCCGTCATCATCTCCGCCGTCGCGGTCATAGTCCTCGCCGTCCTCGGCAAGTACATCGGATGCGCGCTCGGGGCCAAGATAGGCGACAAGAGCATCTCCAAGGACTCCTGCAACATCATCGGTATCGGAATGGTGCCCAGAGGGGAGGTCGGTATCATCGTGGCCTCCATCGGTCTCAACACCATCGTGGAGGGTGCACCCGCCCTGTCGTCCTCCCTGTATGCTATCATTGTCGTGATGGCGGTCGCTACGACCATAATCGCCCCGCCGATACTTTCCAAGCTGTACAGGAAGAAGTATCCGCCGGAGTACACCATAACGGCGAACGACAAGATCTGA
- a CDS encoding CopG family ribbon-helix-helix protein — protein MTVISVSLSEENVADLDRIQGTYGLGGRSEAVRAAIASAMSEIQDMENLEGLVEGVLITIKRDHADPWMSVIQAKHTGAIKTQLHSHLKNHKCLEVMIISCEASELQDMLREIEAAGKADYIRFVSG, from the coding sequence ATGACAGTCATAAGCGTGTCCCTGAGCGAGGAGAACGTCGCGGATCTGGACAGGATACAGGGGACCTACGGCCTCGGAGGACGCTCGGAGGCGGTCCGTGCCGCCATAGCGTCCGCCATGTCCGAGATACAGGACATGGAGAACCTGGAGGGACTCGTCGAGGGGGTCCTCATAACGATAAAGAGGGACCACGCCGACCCGTGGATGAGCGTGATCCAGGCGAAGCACACGGGCGCCATAAAGACGCAGCTGCATTCGCACCTCAAGAACCACAAATGTCTGGAGGTCATGATCATATCCTGCGAGGCCTCCGAACTGCAGGACATGCTCCGCGAGATCGAGGCGGCGGGTAAGGCCGATTACATACGTTTCGTCAGCGGATGA
- a CDS encoding ZIP family metal transporter, with the protein MDDNAMLIVFAVTIFVVSMIAARLPFLFKKGKKIKLHMLITFSTGIMLGVLFVMLLPEALERAMDNGGSAENAAYMIFAGFLLLFIMDFLVKKYFGKDEYEGCDACEHDITSMSAFIGLSIHSFFDGLALAAAFIAGDDVGLMVLIALCLHKAVVVFSLASTMLMSHHRKKTWTYLTVFSLISPLAAVISYYALDTGGLETAGLALCFSVGIFAFVTMCDMLPEAFHHKEKDLRQMGIFLVGIAVVVIVEIVSASLMGGVEI; encoded by the coding sequence ATGGATGACAATGCTATGCTCATCGTCTTCGCGGTGACGATCTTCGTCGTATCGATGATTGCGGCCCGCCTTCCCTTCCTCTTCAAGAAAGGCAAGAAGATCAAGCTCCACATGCTCATCACGTTCAGCACCGGGATCATGCTCGGAGTGCTGTTCGTCATGCTGCTGCCGGAGGCGCTCGAGAGGGCGATGGACAACGGAGGGTCCGCCGAGAACGCGGCCTACATGATATTCGCGGGATTCCTCCTGCTGTTCATAATGGACTTCCTCGTGAAGAAGTACTTCGGGAAGGACGAGTACGAGGGATGCGACGCCTGCGAACACGACATCACCTCGATGTCCGCCTTCATAGGGCTTTCCATACACTCGTTCTTCGACGGACTCGCACTCGCGGCGGCGTTCATCGCCGGGGACGACGTGGGTCTGATGGTCCTCATCGCCCTGTGCCTGCACAAGGCGGTCGTCGTGTTCTCCCTGGCGTCCACCATGCTGATGTCCCATCACAGGAAGAAGACGTGGACGTACCTGACCGTGTTCAGCCTCATATCCCCCCTCGCGGCGGTGATATCCTACTACGCCCTCGACACAGGAGGCCTGGAGACCGCAGGTCTGGCACTGTGCTTCTCCGTCGGCATATTCGCCTTCGTGACCATGTGCGACATGCTGCCCGAGGCGTTCCACCACAAGGAGAAGGACCTCCGTCAGATGGGGATCTTCCTGGTCGGCATCGCGGTCGTCGTCATCGTGGAGATCGTATCGGCGTCGCTCATGGGCGGCGTGGAGATCTGA